The DNA segment AGTTGACCAATAATCGTGCATTGAAGGGTGCACTTCTTCCTGCTGAAGACCATCATGTAGTTTTTGTTCATGATCCAATACCTTCGAGACCACTTTACACAGAAATGGTGGTTTTAGAGCAACCCCTTCCCCTACTCTTCTAACCGAACCATGTTTTTTCCATTCAAAATAGGAATTGTACAAGGTATCATTGGAATCAAGAAGATTAATATAATCTGCCAGTTCATGAAAGCTACTGAAGTCGTGTAAATGTATAAAAGAATTTGGTGGCGCTACGCGCTCATAATCTTCCCTCGGTGGACCGTAGACGATGGGTACAATGTCATGCATGAGCGCGTTATACCAGAATTTCTCAGTGATGTAGTCCCTGCATTCGCTGTTCTCCACGGCTAGATAAAATTTGTGAGCCTTGATTTTATTCCAGCAATCGTCTGAATATCTGCCGCAAGCTAATGTTCCACAAGGACCATACATATCGACTCTGACGTGATTTGCAAGTGTTTTTACAAAATCATGACGGCGCCAGGATGCTACCCCGCAATTGGATGCAGCCCATGCTACCAAAGAGCTTTTCTCCTTTGCCCAATTCCGACTTTCTCCTGATGATATCTGTGGTATTGATTTATCATAAAGACCATACGGACTATGAATCGTTGACGATGGCCTATACGACATCGTAAACTTGTATATGCGATCAAGTTCAACGGGTGGAATTGCGTTTCCCCCCGTGTGCAGTGGACTCTCTAAAGAATAAAAACCCCAAGCTTGATTTGGTGGCCGTCTTCTCTGCATCTCTGTCCAATCCCAGTTCGATCTATGAAATAAAACTACTGCATCACTCTTCTCCAAAGTCTCATAACTTGTGTCCTCGACAAAACTTATCCCACACTTCAGACCTGGGCATTCTGATTTTACTGGAGTTGAAGGGCTACTTTTGCCCCTCCATAGCTGGATCTGACGGTAACAAGGTACTCTTTCTTTCGAATGTCCAGTtctattttgaaataggggAGACCTATCCCTATGAGCTTCTGGTGAGTTTTCATTGATTCCGTCCTCTCCCGCGTTTGTTTCTGACATGTAATGACGAATTAAAGGGTCTCTAAAGTTATCCGTTGCCGAGGAGAAGCGAGCAAGATCCAATCTGAATACTCCGGTCATTAGAAAACAAGAAAGTATTGCCAAGCAAAGTGATATCATCGGCTTACCATTTTTCGTCAGCATGGTTCTTTGATATTCCAAGAAGGCCGGAGCAAATTAAATGTACTGAAATAAGGATAAAGTGTGGTTCAACTACATACAACAATATCGACGTCATCGACTTTCACATCCTGGTATATAAACATGCAGAATATTAAGCCCGTATAGCCATATGTGTTATCCAGGGAAACACCCAACTCCTAATCCGATATTGAAAAGGAATAGACTGAAGAAACGCTATCTTTTAATGGAAGCTATCTACATCGTAGGAATACGCCTCTGATAATAGATAATAGGAGACCTTAAGTCGGTCACGCATCACGGCGCCAACTGATTTCACCtttcaataagccagttcgtagttcctatctgcgcatgatcaaaagattctacgcacgATCAGATTCAGATATTTTGATTGTCTAATTGTAATCGATTACAAAAGGAAATTCAATTTGTTCG comes from the Lytechinus variegatus isolate NC3 chromosome 9, Lvar_3.0, whole genome shotgun sequence genome and includes:
- the LOC121421442 gene encoding glycoprotein 3-alpha-L-fucosyltransferase A-like, with translation MLTKNGKPMISLCLAILSCFLMTGVFRLDLARFSSATDNFRDPLIRHYMSETNAGEDGINENSPEAHRDRSPLFQNRTGHSKERVPCYRQIQLWRGKSSPSTPVKSECPGLKCGISFVEDTSYETLEKSDAVVLFHRSNWDWTEMQRRRPPNQAWGFYSLESPLHTGGNAIPPVELDRIYKFTMSYRPSSTIHSPYGLYDKSIPQISSGESRNWAKEKSSLVAWAASNCGVASWRRHDFVKTLANHVRVDMYGPCGTLACGRYSDDCWNKIKAHKFYLAVENSECRDYITEKFWYNALMHDIVPIVYGPPREDYERVAPPNSFIHLHDFSSFHELADYINLLDSNDTLYNSYFEWKKHGSVRRVGEGVALKPPFLCKVVSKVLDHEQKLHDGLQQEEVHPSMHDYWSTSCHKPTGFPHDF